Proteins found in one Labeo rohita strain BAU-BD-2019 chromosome 11, IGBB_LRoh.1.0, whole genome shotgun sequence genomic segment:
- the LOC127172903 gene encoding band 4.1-like protein 1 isoform X1, protein MRTETGPGTEVPPQHKGTDSTVPESASDGKMAKEDVKPHDDSKDVQDASDRTMSDKSPRSPQKSFKRSKTLPFKVTLLDSSIYEENIEKQCKGQALLDLVCEHLNLLEKDYFGLTYSESDSQKNWLDLSKEIKKQMRTSSWHFNFAVKFYPPDPSQLMEDITRYYLCLQLRNDILSGRLPCSFVTHALLGSYTVQAELGDFDQDDHGSDYVSDFHFAPNQTRELEERVMELHKTYRGMTPAEAEMNFLENAKKLSMYGVDLHHAKDSEGIEIMLGVCANGLLIYRDRLRINRFAWPKILKISYKRSNFYIKIRPGEYEQFESTIGFKLSNHRAAKKLWKVCIEHHTFFRLVSPEPPPKGFLVMGSKFRYSGRTQAQTRQASALIDRPAPHFERSTSKRYLLSRSLDGEFCQPVSMLGEIHDGLSQKSESEQPQFLSGDEADPDLSLDQEQEQDQEHSNSEEIVTTPTRKRDIKESTPLRKQEFLDKSEDVLLKHQASINELKRALREPNSKLMNREKRLSGTSPGGTPEKKAEAVGAGVGEPVNSLSVEGFIQKTLVTSPEGSEEWVLLDYEMEEKGKYKASTPSPPLVIDPLPKEETEKQQEITKMTHIELMREDSDETPLHTKTFACSKISPMEKLSESKENITGEDATTKTKSKLSDDISEKEPTPLAESRPKNKKNTITDFVEESCQHKVRREKRPQSLNLGKSRDFVYETEAKSSNITHDSAESDEDNNTELIKDAVVCHPENFSSTTDTWSSSMTEKLNQPATNTYAAMLLEENAEFDRIMEKDLQIPSQGARMMHESLHDARKSDDARKFVECQEELSTEVKIMNTEDKQENQDSVRGPSKDELKRVKTDIRFEVMKVIMIDDTENEAKSGKAKKKEIEELGLEKKITNLELEESAENQLAMELRKTSQRVTGHARTDITRIVPLKPERVRSQGYKDDLEIEQGSELMKRNFKRYSMNESFVRHFDPSNFESRDASYSQANCTTSLVKANTSQESSLAIKNNCVCSEHQAGSPKKEGVRNDDATNHACKIVHRDLLDTDEGISEVPFSRTTVNQKNTPPTPPVKSKKARESGLFLRNSRNISKDPTLEANKKDLPEPLSTTSALEDPQYDVKQQPHSALEDDYNRELAGLKDTYLAIERKCSSMTVSSTSSLEAEVDFTVIMDLHSGMEEFSRGMTKLVEKDKVELGSESFDSTPKSHSTCHMKLQDVSPGSEHILEGHGHQDTEPPPVAKKEPSAVSAAQMLRKGEVKMELHSNGSEALVKDISDHPPVAKKEPSAVSAAQMLRKGEVKMELHSNGSEALVKDISDHKPEESRVKEAKESPVRSNSLERDFVASPLTVTTESITSATTTQVTKTVKGGFAETRIEKRIIITGDDDVDQHQALAMAIQEARQQHPDMLVTKAIVVRETDSSYEEKLRTNES, encoded by the exons ATGAGGACTGAGACAGGGCCTGGGACTGAGGTGCCACCCCAACATAAGGGTACTGACAGTACTGTTCCAGAGTCAGCCTCAGATGGTAAAATGGCAAAAGAG GATGTCAAGCCTCATGATGATTCTAAAGACGTGCAAGATGCATCAGACAGAACAATGTCTGACAAGAGCCCAAGATCCCCTCAGAAAAGCTTCAAACGCTCCAAGACTCTTCCCTTTAAAGTCACTCTTTTGGACAGTTCTATTTATGAAGAGAACATTGAG aAACAGTGTAAGGGGCAGGCTCTCCTGGATCTGGTGTGTGAACATCTAAACTTGTTGGAAAAGGACTATTTCGGCTTGACCTACAGTGAATCTGACAGCCAAAAG AACTGGCTGGACCTGTCCAAAGAGATCAAGAAACAGATGAGAA cATCTTCTTGGCATTTTAATTTTGCTGTCAAGTTTTATCCACCTGACCCCTCCCAGTTAATGGAAGACATTACAAG GTACTACCTGTGTTTGCAGCTGCGAAATGACATCCTCTCTGGCCGTCTACCCTGTTCCTTTGTCACACATGCTCTGCTGGGCTCCTACACCGTGCAAGCCGAACTGGGAGACTTTGATCAAGATGACCATGGTTCAGACTACGTTAGTGACTTCCACTTTGCCCCCAACCAAACTCGAGAACTGGAGGAAAGGGTGATGGAGCTACATAAAACTTACAG GGGAATGACACCTGCTGAGGCAGAAATGAACTTCTTGGAAAATGCAAAGAAACTTTCCATGTATGGCGTCGACCTGCATCATGCCAAG GATTCAGAAGGGATTGAGATCATGCTGGGCGTGTGTGCCAATGGTCTATTAATTTACCGTGACAGACTGAGAATCAATCGATTTGCCTGGCCAAAGATCCTCAAGATCTCCTACAAAAGGAGTAATTTCTACATCAAGATCCGCCCTGGAGAG TATGAGCAATTTGAGAGCACCATTGGCTTCAAGCTTTCTAACCACAGAGCTGCCAAGAAGCTTTGGAAGGTTTGCATTGAGCACCACACCTTTTTCAG GCTAGTGTCTCCTGAGCCACCACCAAAGGGCTTTCTAGTGATGGGTTCAAAGTTCAGATACAGTGGAAGGACCCAGGCCCAAACACGGCAGGCCAGCGCTCTGATAGATCGGCCTGCTCCCCACTTTGAGCGCTCAACTAGCAAGAGATACCTTCTTTCTCGCAGTCTAGATGGAG AGTTTTGTCAACCAGTGTCCATGCTGGGTGAGATTCATGATGGTCTGTCTCAGAAGAGTGAGAGCGAGCAACCGCAGTTTCTTTCTGGAGATGAAGCTGATCCCGACCTCAGTCTGGATCAAGAGCAGGAACAGGATCAAGAGCATAGCAACAGTGAAGAGATTGTTACAACCCCTACAAGGAAAAGGGACATTAAG GAGTCAACCCCTCTACGCAAGCAGGAG TTTCTAGACAAATCAGAAGATGTTCTCTTGAAGCACCAAGCCAGCATCAATGAGCTGAAGAGGGCCCTGAGGGAACCCAACAGTAAACTGATGAACCGGGAAAAGCGTCTGTCAGGAACATCCCCAGGTGGCACTCCAGAGAAGAAGGCA GAGGCTGTTGGTGCAGGGGTAGGGGAACCTGTCAACAGCCTCTCGGTGGAGGGCTTCATCCAGAAGACTCTAGTAACTTCACCCGAG GGCTCTGAAGAATGGGTGTTGCTCGACTATGAAATGGAGGAGAAAGGAAAGTACAAAGCTAGTACGCCTTCACCTCCTCTGGTCATTGATCCCCTTCCAAAGGAGGAGACAGAAAAACAACAGGAAATTACCAAGATGACACACATTGAGCTAATGAGAGAGGACAGTGATGAAACGCCATTGCACACGAAGACTTTTGCATGCTCAAAAATATCACCGATGGAAAAGTTAAGTGAATCTAAGGAAAATATCACAGGGGAAGATGCCACAACCAAGACTAAATCCAAATTGTCTGATGACATATCAGAAAAAGAGCCTACACCACTTGCTGAGTCTCGACCTAAGAACAAGAAGAATACCATTACGGACTTCGTGGAGGAGAGCTGTCAACATAAAGTAAGAAGAGAGAAAAGACCTCAAAGCTTAAACTTGGGAAAGTCAAGGGACTTTGTGTACGAGACAGAAGCCAAAAGTTCAAACATCACACACGATAGTGCAGAGTCTGATGAGGACAATAATACTGAACTTATAAAGGATGCTGTGGTCTGTCATCCTGAAAATTTCAGCTCAACAACAGACACATGGTCATCTTCCATGACTGAAAAGCTAAATCAGCCAGCCACAAATACATATGCTGCAATGCTGCTTGAAGAAAATGCAGAGTTTGACAGAATAATGGAAAAAGACTTGCAGATTCCCAGTCAGGGAGCAAGAATGATGCATGAAAGTTTGCATGATGCAAGAAAGTCTGATGATGCAAGAAAGTTTGTAGAATGTCAAGAGGAGTTATCCACTGAAGTGAAGATTATGAACACTGAAGACAAACAAGAAAACCAAGATTCAGTCAGGGGTCCTAGCAAAGATGAGCTGAAAAGAGTCAAGACTGATATTAGATTTGAAGTCATGAAGGTCATCATGATCGATGATACAGAGAACGAAGCGAAATCTGGGAAAgcaaagaagaaagaaattgaAGAGTTGGGTCTTGAAAAGAAGATAACAAATTTGGAACTGGAGGAATCTGCAGAAAACCAGCTGGCCATGGAACTAAGAAAGACCAGCCAGAGAGTTACTGGACATGCGAGAACGGATATAACAAGAATTGTTCCATTGAAACCTGAGAGAGTGAGGAGCCAAGGCTACAAAGATGACCTAGAGATTGAACAAGGCTCTGAACTAATGAAAAGAAACTTTAAAAGATACAGTATGAATGAATCTTTTGTGCGGCACTTTGACCCCAGTAACTTCGAGAGCAGGGACGCCAGCTATTCCCAAGCAAACTGCACCACAAGTCTAGTAAAAGCTAATACAAGTCAGGAATCATCTTTAGCTATCAAGAACAACTGTGTGTGCTCGGAGCATCAAGCGGGTTCACCAAAAAAAGAGGGTGTACGGAATGACGACGCTACAAATCATGCCTGCAAAATAGTCCACCGAGATCTTCTGGATACTGATGAGGGAATTTCAGAAGTTCCCTTCTCAAGAACCACAGTCAACCAAAAAAATACCCCTCCAACACCTCCAGTCAAATCAAAGAAAGCAAGAGAATCAGGTCTGTTTCTGCGCAATAGTCGCAATATCAGCAAAGACCCAACTCTTGAAGCCAACAAAAAGGACCTTCCG GAGCCTCTGTCCACTACTTCTGCTCTTGAAGACCCGCAATATGATGTAAAG CAGCAGCCTCACTCTGCCCTGGAGGACGATTACAATCGTGAGCTTGCTGGTTTGAAGGACACCTACCTGGCCATCGAGAGAAAATGTTCAAGTATGACTGTCAGCTCCACTTCAAGCCTGGAAGCTGAGGTGGATTTCACTGTCATTATGGACTTACACAGTGGCATGGAGGAATTTTCTAGAGGCATGACTAAGCTGGTCGAGAAGGACAAAGTTGAGCTGGGCAGCGAGAGTTTTGACAGCACTCCCAAGTCTCACTCCACTTGTCATATGAAATTGCAAGATGTATCGCCTGGAAGTGAACACATCCTTGAAGGTCACGGTCATCAAGATACAGAACCT cCCCCTGTTGCCAAGAAAGAACCCAGTGCAGTGAGTGCAGCCCAGATGTTGAGAAAAGGAGAAGTTAAAATGGAACTGCATTCTAATGGATCTGAGGCTCTTGTCAAAGACATCTCTGATCAT cCCCCTGTTGCCAAGAAAGAACCCAGTGCAGTGAGTGCAGCCCAGATGTTGAGAAAAGGAGAAGTTAAAATGGAACTGCATTCTAATGGATCTGAGGCTCTTGTCAAAGACATCTCTGATCAT AAACCGGAAGAGAGCAGAGTTAAAGAGGCAAAAGAGTCCCCC gTAAGGTCAAACAGTCTAGAACGAGACTTTGTTGCTTCTCCTCTCACCGTCACTACAGAAAGCATTACCTCAGCAACCACGACTCAAGTGACCAAG ACAGTGAAAGGAGGTTTTGCAGAGACCAGGATTGAAAAAAGGATCATCATAACAGGAGATGATGATGTGGATCAACATCAA GCTCTCGCCATGGCAATACAGGAGGCCAGACAGCAGCACCCTGATATGCTGGTGACTAAGGCAATAGTGGTCAGGGAAACTGACTCTTCATATGAAGAGAAACTTCGAACAAATGAG TCTTGA
- the LOC127172903 gene encoding band 4.1-like protein 1 isoform X3 has product MRTETGPGTEVPPQHKGTDSTVPESASDGKMAKEDVKPHDDSKDVQDASDRTMSDKSPRSPQKSFKRSKTLPFKVTLLDSSIYEENIEKQCKGQALLDLVCEHLNLLEKDYFGLTYSESDSQKNWLDLSKEIKKQMRTSSWHFNFAVKFYPPDPSQLMEDITRYYLCLQLRNDILSGRLPCSFVTHALLGSYTVQAELGDFDQDDHGSDYVSDFHFAPNQTRELEERVMELHKTYRGMTPAEAEMNFLENAKKLSMYGVDLHHAKDSEGIEIMLGVCANGLLIYRDRLRINRFAWPKILKISYKRSNFYIKIRPGEYEQFESTIGFKLSNHRAAKKLWKVCIEHHTFFRLVSPEPPPKGFLVMGSKFRYSGRTQAQTRQASALIDRPAPHFERSTSKRYLLSRSLDGEFCQPVSMLGEIHDGLSQKSESEQPQFLSGDEADPDLSLDQEQEQDQEHSNSEEIVTTPTRKRDIKESTPLRKQEFLDKSEDVLLKHQASINELKRALREPNSKLMNREKRLSGTSPGGTPEKKAEAVGAGVGEPVNSLSVEGFIQKTLVTSPEGSEEWVLLDYEMEEKGKYKASTPSPPLVIDPLPKEETEKQQEITKMTHIELMREDSDETPLHTKTFACSKISPMEKLSESKENITGEDATTKTKSKLSDDISEKEPTPLAESRPKNKKNTITDFVEESCQHKVRREKRPQSLNLGKSRDFVYETEAKSSNITHDSAESDEDNNTELIKDAVVCHPENFSSTTDTWSSSMTEKLNQPATNTYAAMLLEENAEFDRIMEKDLQIPSQGARMMHESLHDARKSDDARKFVECQEELSTEVKIMNTEDKQENQDSVRGPSKDELKRVKTDIRFEVMKVIMIDDTENEAKSGKAKKKEIEELGLEKKITNLELEESAENQLAMELRKTSQRVTGHARTDITRIVPLKPERVRSQGYKDDLEIEQGSELMKRNFKRYSMNESFVRHFDPSNFESRDASYSQANCTTSLVKANTSQESSLAIKNNCVCSEHQAGSPKKEGVRNDDATNHACKIVHRDLLDTDEGISEVPFSRTTVNQKNTPPTPPVKSKKARESGLFLRNSRNISKDPTLEANKKDLPEPLSTTSALEDPQYDQQPHSALEDDYNRELAGLKDTYLAIERKCSSMTVSSTSSLEAEVDFTVIMDLHSGMEEFSRGMTKLVEKDKVELGSESFDSTPKSHSTCHMKLQDVSPGSEHILEGHGHQDTEPPPVAKKEPSAVSAAQMLRKGEVKMELHSNGSEALVKDISDHPPVAKKEPSAVSAAQMLRKGEVKMELHSNGSEALVKDISDHKPEESRVKEAKESPVRSNSLERDFVASPLTVTTESITSATTTQVTKTVKGGFAETRIEKRIIITGDDDVDQHQALAMAIQEARQQHPDMLVTKAIVVRETDSSYEEKLRTNES; this is encoded by the exons ATGAGGACTGAGACAGGGCCTGGGACTGAGGTGCCACCCCAACATAAGGGTACTGACAGTACTGTTCCAGAGTCAGCCTCAGATGGTAAAATGGCAAAAGAG GATGTCAAGCCTCATGATGATTCTAAAGACGTGCAAGATGCATCAGACAGAACAATGTCTGACAAGAGCCCAAGATCCCCTCAGAAAAGCTTCAAACGCTCCAAGACTCTTCCCTTTAAAGTCACTCTTTTGGACAGTTCTATTTATGAAGAGAACATTGAG aAACAGTGTAAGGGGCAGGCTCTCCTGGATCTGGTGTGTGAACATCTAAACTTGTTGGAAAAGGACTATTTCGGCTTGACCTACAGTGAATCTGACAGCCAAAAG AACTGGCTGGACCTGTCCAAAGAGATCAAGAAACAGATGAGAA cATCTTCTTGGCATTTTAATTTTGCTGTCAAGTTTTATCCACCTGACCCCTCCCAGTTAATGGAAGACATTACAAG GTACTACCTGTGTTTGCAGCTGCGAAATGACATCCTCTCTGGCCGTCTACCCTGTTCCTTTGTCACACATGCTCTGCTGGGCTCCTACACCGTGCAAGCCGAACTGGGAGACTTTGATCAAGATGACCATGGTTCAGACTACGTTAGTGACTTCCACTTTGCCCCCAACCAAACTCGAGAACTGGAGGAAAGGGTGATGGAGCTACATAAAACTTACAG GGGAATGACACCTGCTGAGGCAGAAATGAACTTCTTGGAAAATGCAAAGAAACTTTCCATGTATGGCGTCGACCTGCATCATGCCAAG GATTCAGAAGGGATTGAGATCATGCTGGGCGTGTGTGCCAATGGTCTATTAATTTACCGTGACAGACTGAGAATCAATCGATTTGCCTGGCCAAAGATCCTCAAGATCTCCTACAAAAGGAGTAATTTCTACATCAAGATCCGCCCTGGAGAG TATGAGCAATTTGAGAGCACCATTGGCTTCAAGCTTTCTAACCACAGAGCTGCCAAGAAGCTTTGGAAGGTTTGCATTGAGCACCACACCTTTTTCAG GCTAGTGTCTCCTGAGCCACCACCAAAGGGCTTTCTAGTGATGGGTTCAAAGTTCAGATACAGTGGAAGGACCCAGGCCCAAACACGGCAGGCCAGCGCTCTGATAGATCGGCCTGCTCCCCACTTTGAGCGCTCAACTAGCAAGAGATACCTTCTTTCTCGCAGTCTAGATGGAG AGTTTTGTCAACCAGTGTCCATGCTGGGTGAGATTCATGATGGTCTGTCTCAGAAGAGTGAGAGCGAGCAACCGCAGTTTCTTTCTGGAGATGAAGCTGATCCCGACCTCAGTCTGGATCAAGAGCAGGAACAGGATCAAGAGCATAGCAACAGTGAAGAGATTGTTACAACCCCTACAAGGAAAAGGGACATTAAG GAGTCAACCCCTCTACGCAAGCAGGAG TTTCTAGACAAATCAGAAGATGTTCTCTTGAAGCACCAAGCCAGCATCAATGAGCTGAAGAGGGCCCTGAGGGAACCCAACAGTAAACTGATGAACCGGGAAAAGCGTCTGTCAGGAACATCCCCAGGTGGCACTCCAGAGAAGAAGGCA GAGGCTGTTGGTGCAGGGGTAGGGGAACCTGTCAACAGCCTCTCGGTGGAGGGCTTCATCCAGAAGACTCTAGTAACTTCACCCGAG GGCTCTGAAGAATGGGTGTTGCTCGACTATGAAATGGAGGAGAAAGGAAAGTACAAAGCTAGTACGCCTTCACCTCCTCTGGTCATTGATCCCCTTCCAAAGGAGGAGACAGAAAAACAACAGGAAATTACCAAGATGACACACATTGAGCTAATGAGAGAGGACAGTGATGAAACGCCATTGCACACGAAGACTTTTGCATGCTCAAAAATATCACCGATGGAAAAGTTAAGTGAATCTAAGGAAAATATCACAGGGGAAGATGCCACAACCAAGACTAAATCCAAATTGTCTGATGACATATCAGAAAAAGAGCCTACACCACTTGCTGAGTCTCGACCTAAGAACAAGAAGAATACCATTACGGACTTCGTGGAGGAGAGCTGTCAACATAAAGTAAGAAGAGAGAAAAGACCTCAAAGCTTAAACTTGGGAAAGTCAAGGGACTTTGTGTACGAGACAGAAGCCAAAAGTTCAAACATCACACACGATAGTGCAGAGTCTGATGAGGACAATAATACTGAACTTATAAAGGATGCTGTGGTCTGTCATCCTGAAAATTTCAGCTCAACAACAGACACATGGTCATCTTCCATGACTGAAAAGCTAAATCAGCCAGCCACAAATACATATGCTGCAATGCTGCTTGAAGAAAATGCAGAGTTTGACAGAATAATGGAAAAAGACTTGCAGATTCCCAGTCAGGGAGCAAGAATGATGCATGAAAGTTTGCATGATGCAAGAAAGTCTGATGATGCAAGAAAGTTTGTAGAATGTCAAGAGGAGTTATCCACTGAAGTGAAGATTATGAACACTGAAGACAAACAAGAAAACCAAGATTCAGTCAGGGGTCCTAGCAAAGATGAGCTGAAAAGAGTCAAGACTGATATTAGATTTGAAGTCATGAAGGTCATCATGATCGATGATACAGAGAACGAAGCGAAATCTGGGAAAgcaaagaagaaagaaattgaAGAGTTGGGTCTTGAAAAGAAGATAACAAATTTGGAACTGGAGGAATCTGCAGAAAACCAGCTGGCCATGGAACTAAGAAAGACCAGCCAGAGAGTTACTGGACATGCGAGAACGGATATAACAAGAATTGTTCCATTGAAACCTGAGAGAGTGAGGAGCCAAGGCTACAAAGATGACCTAGAGATTGAACAAGGCTCTGAACTAATGAAAAGAAACTTTAAAAGATACAGTATGAATGAATCTTTTGTGCGGCACTTTGACCCCAGTAACTTCGAGAGCAGGGACGCCAGCTATTCCCAAGCAAACTGCACCACAAGTCTAGTAAAAGCTAATACAAGTCAGGAATCATCTTTAGCTATCAAGAACAACTGTGTGTGCTCGGAGCATCAAGCGGGTTCACCAAAAAAAGAGGGTGTACGGAATGACGACGCTACAAATCATGCCTGCAAAATAGTCCACCGAGATCTTCTGGATACTGATGAGGGAATTTCAGAAGTTCCCTTCTCAAGAACCACAGTCAACCAAAAAAATACCCCTCCAACACCTCCAGTCAAATCAAAGAAAGCAAGAGAATCAGGTCTGTTTCTGCGCAATAGTCGCAATATCAGCAAAGACCCAACTCTTGAAGCCAACAAAAAGGACCTTCCG GAGCCTCTGTCCACTACTTCTGCTCTTGAAGACCCGCAATATGAT CAGCAGCCTCACTCTGCCCTGGAGGACGATTACAATCGTGAGCTTGCTGGTTTGAAGGACACCTACCTGGCCATCGAGAGAAAATGTTCAAGTATGACTGTCAGCTCCACTTCAAGCCTGGAAGCTGAGGTGGATTTCACTGTCATTATGGACTTACACAGTGGCATGGAGGAATTTTCTAGAGGCATGACTAAGCTGGTCGAGAAGGACAAAGTTGAGCTGGGCAGCGAGAGTTTTGACAGCACTCCCAAGTCTCACTCCACTTGTCATATGAAATTGCAAGATGTATCGCCTGGAAGTGAACACATCCTTGAAGGTCACGGTCATCAAGATACAGAACCT cCCCCTGTTGCCAAGAAAGAACCCAGTGCAGTGAGTGCAGCCCAGATGTTGAGAAAAGGAGAAGTTAAAATGGAACTGCATTCTAATGGATCTGAGGCTCTTGTCAAAGACATCTCTGATCAT cCCCCTGTTGCCAAGAAAGAACCCAGTGCAGTGAGTGCAGCCCAGATGTTGAGAAAAGGAGAAGTTAAAATGGAACTGCATTCTAATGGATCTGAGGCTCTTGTCAAAGACATCTCTGATCAT AAACCGGAAGAGAGCAGAGTTAAAGAGGCAAAAGAGTCCCCC gTAAGGTCAAACAGTCTAGAACGAGACTTTGTTGCTTCTCCTCTCACCGTCACTACAGAAAGCATTACCTCAGCAACCACGACTCAAGTGACCAAG ACAGTGAAAGGAGGTTTTGCAGAGACCAGGATTGAAAAAAGGATCATCATAACAGGAGATGATGATGTGGATCAACATCAA GCTCTCGCCATGGCAATACAGGAGGCCAGACAGCAGCACCCTGATATGCTGGTGACTAAGGCAATAGTGGTCAGGGAAACTGACTCTTCATATGAAGAGAAACTTCGAACAAATGAG TCTTGA